Within the Candidatus Borreliella tachyglossi genome, the region TATAGTTATTCTGTACTACTTAGTGAATTTCGCAAAAATACTCCTATATGGAGAGAAAAACCTATATTTATGATAAGAAAATGTGCTGTTAGTAGACTTTTTAGAACGTTACCTAATTCTTGTATGCAAAACTTACCATACATTGCAGAAGAGTTGCAAAGTGATGATGTAGTAGATGTATTTTCTAATAGTGACAAGCCTCAATACAATAAGCAACAATGCCAGCAACAAAACAATAAGCAACAATGTTTGGACTCTAGATACAGCTTATACAAGAACTTACTAAATTTTGCTAGACTGGTTGTGAGTCAAGAATATATTGAAGACAAGCCATTTGCTAGTGCAAGAGATATACAAGAGTATATGGAGTTTGTTGAGAATGGTGATGATGTTTTGTTACTCGATTATTTTAATGAAAATGAACAACTTAAAAACATTAAATATTGGACGGATTTAATTAAGGTATATTTTATGAATAGCAATAAGGGTTTAGTTGATATACAGCAGTTTGATAACTTTTTAGAAAAGAATAAGGGTTTTTATGGTAGCAGTCCTTTAAAGTTATTTGGTTGCTTGAGTCGATCGGATGAATTTGCATATTTGACAAGCTAAAGTGTTTTTGAATATTTAGTTAAAGTGCTTTTGAATATTTATTGTATACAGCAGTAGCAATAGGCTTAACATACAGTATATATGTCTTGTATTTAGCAATATTGTCCTTTAGGGCTTTAAGAGTATGTTCATACTTAAGGGTAGTAGTATCAAAGAATTCAAATTTAGGATAATCCTTGTCTTTAACTTTTTGTTTAGTTCTAACCAACCATGTTTGCAAGTACATCACATAACTTGCTAGCTTGTCTTCATAGGCACTTAAGCTCGCAAGTGTAGTTTCTTGAGGTTGCCGAGGCTCCTGCCTCAGGCTTGCAATTGTATCACA harbors:
- a CDS encoding recombinase RecT, which produces MKQVTQVTSVKPSQYENIDLDNTLRVWEAYKSQKNLTGIDARSERDIITLLMVNKLNPFTNDVHIIPFKGSYTIVISYLALMRKAYEAGYDSKDLKFKEEQIMTLGFDASGNAIEKSDWECTASLTTSAGKTYSYSVLLSEFRKNTPIWREKPIFMIRKCAVSRLFRTLPNSCMQNLPYIAEELQSDDVVDVFSNSDKPQYNKQQCQQQNNKQQCLDSRYSLYKNLLNFARLVVSQEYIEDKPFASARDIQEYMEFVENGDDVLLLDYFNENEQLKNIKYWTDLIKVYFMNSNKGLVDIQQFDNFLEKNKGFYGSSPLKLFGCLSRSDEFAYLTS
- a CDS encoding BBA14 family lipoprotein, which translates into the protein MKTKIFKFILLFTLLGCDTIASLRQEPRQPQETTLASLSAYEDKLASYVMYLQTWLVRTKQKVKDKDYPKFEFFDTTTLKYEHTLKALKDNIAKYKTYILYVKPIATAVYNKYSKAL